ACTGTTCCCTGAACCAGATCATAGGTGCAGGTCTTTCTTCCATAAGTATTGTAAAAAATCTGCTCCACTTCCCGGCCATCTCGATAGATAATCTCCGAAGACAAAAATCCTCGGTCGTCATAGATCTGTCTGCAAACTTTCTCCTTTTGTTCGAAGCGGTCGATCCAGAGCAAATAGGACTCTGGACCAAACTCAATATTGACCACATGCACTCCATCTTGATAACCCATAATCAAAAATTGAGTGTACACCCATTCCATATCTTCCGGCCAATCCAAATCTTCCCACATCAAAAGTCCAGGGGCATAGGAAAATACTCCCTGTATCTGGTCAAATAAAGAATAAATTCGAATTCCCGAAAGTCCCTGTCTATGCAGATAGTAGCGCAAATCAGGAATATAGCAGGACACAACCAAAGTCACCTCTTTTTCTGCGGCACGAAACATCTTAATTTGGCTGACAATGTCATCAAATTCTCGCATACTTCGATTGGCATACCAAACCCACGAATTTCCTCTCCATTTTCCTGTCTTTTGATAATATGAAGGTACAAAATAATACATTAGTCCTCTTTTCTATATCGATCAAATACATTTAACATTTTTACTTCTTCTAATAGCTGCCGAAATACTCCAACCAAAATCATCAATGACATTGGCAATCGAAAGATATCCTGTGGCAAGCCAAGTTGCATAGAGCTTTCAATAAAATTTCTCGCAAGCAATGGCAAACCACTGAGTAGAGCCATCATCAGTCCACTGATAAAACTCAACCGAAAAACTGTGGTCTTTAATGCCTTCTTGGTCTCTGTCCCCGGTCGATATCCTGTCAGATAGTCACCCGATTTTTGTAGTCCCTTGCTCAATTTCTCCGTATCCAGCATCACAAAGGAAAGGCTTATGCTCGTGAACAATAAAACGAACATAAAGCAAAGAATTCCGGCCACTTTTTCCAGATTAAAATACTGTGTCAATCTCAAAATCCACAGATTGTTGGGTGAAACTTTACTTAGCAGTTGTAAAATCATCAATGGCAACACATAAAATGACATACAATACATCAATGGCATTGTTCCCACCGGTTCAAACTTAATGGCGAGATAATCCCTACTGGCATTTTCGTTGTGAATCATCACATGGTTGATCGGATAGCGAACCTCTGCCATCTCTGCACAGAGTGTCCAAAGAATGATGCCCACACAAATCAAAGCGACTCCAAAGACAATCAATACAAAACGCAATGCCCCACTTTCATTCCACCAATATAGAATAAAGCGCCCATAAGTCGAGCGCAAACTATCAATCAAATTGATGAGCACAACAAAGGACATTCCCCCCACACCATATTCCTTATTCTTATAGGAGAGCCAAATGACAAAATTGCTGCCCGCCATCAAGGCAAGTATTGCAAGTACCGGATAAAGATATTCTCCCCCTTGCTCAAACTTCATGCTCTGTATACTAGAAATCGAACTAAAGAGTGCAATTCCCTGTGACAGCCATCCGGCCATCAACTGTGTTCTTCTCTGCGATGTTCTTCTTCCCTCTGGGTCAGCCACGGATTGCAAAATTTGTACCACAATGGAAGCTGTCATCCAAGGCATAATACTGAGCGTAAAGAGCGTCTGCTTTGCTTGAATACCTCCAAGGATATCACCCAAAAAGGTACGAAATCCCATACTCATCTCTCTGGTCTCATGTACTACAAATGGAATAGGAATATTCCTCCCCATAATATAGATCAACATCATCAAAAGCGTCCATAGAATGCGCCTTCTCAAAATCCCTCTCTTCATTCCTTCTTTCTTCCCCCAAGATAGAGCAAATTCTACACTCTATTTTCCCTTATTGTACCATCTTTACGCAAAAAAGTAAAAGAATGGAGCACACCCCACCCTTTTACTTTTTTTATAACTTTTTCTTTCTTATTTATTAATTTTTAGTACCATCTGGTCATTGGCAAGTCATTATTGACACCATTGGTAAATACGATCTGATGCAAATCAATAACACCATTCCAGAAAGTTGCTGCACAGCTGCAAAGATAAAGCTCCCACATTCTGGCAAATTTCTCATCAAACATTGCCACAACCTCATCTCTATGTGCCTGGAAATTTTTATTCCAACAAAGCAGTGTCTTGTTGTAATGTCTGCGTAAACTTTCCACATCCAAAGTATAGTAATTCTGCTCGCTGGCCTCTTGAATAATCTCTCGAAGACTTGGCACTACACCACCTGGGAAGATATACTTCTTAATCCATGCATCACCTGGATATTCCTTCAATGAACTAATAAAGTGTAATACAAAGATACCACCTGGAACAAGTACAGATTTTGCAGCCTTTAAGTACTCACCATAGTTTCCTCTTCCCACATGCTCAAGCATTCCAACACTGACAATGCGGTCAAACATCCTTCCTGTCTTTGGCAAATCTCTGTAATCTAAAAGCTGCACCTCAAGATAATCCTCAAGACCCTCTGCCTTAATTCTCTCCTCAAACTTTGCCTTTTGCTCATGGCTAAGTGTAATTCCCATTCCCTTAACCTTGTACTTCTTTGCGGCCTCAATCAACAAAAATCCCCATCCACAGCCGATATCCAATATGCTCATGCCCTCTTTTAAGTCCATCTTGTCTAAGATGCGATGCACCTTATTGCACTGAGCCTGATAGAGTGTATCTGTCTCATGAGCAAAATATCCACAAGAATAGCTCATCGTCTCGTCAAGCCACAATTTATAAAAATCATTTCCAATATCGTAGTGGGAAGATACTTCCTTTTGCTGATTTTTCTTTGACATCGAGGTAAAGATCAACTTCTTTAACTTATTTTGGTCTGTTGAGAATTTTCCCATCTGTCCAAGAAACATATTGAGCGCCTGATAGAGATCTCCCTGAATTTGAATATCTCCATTCATATAGGCCTCACCCAATGTAATGGATGTACTCGTTAGCATATCGACAACTGAAGGTACCTTATTCACAAGGATCGAAAATGTCGGATCTCCCTCACCAATCTTATGTACATTGCCATTGATAACCATTTCAAATGGATGTGCATCAAATTTTTGCATAAACTTAATAAATTCGTTTTCGATAAGTCCCATCTCTCACTTTCTCCTTTAACTTCTTTCAAATTTTAGTTCTATAATAAAAAAAAGACAATAATGGTAACCTCTCGTCGCTGAGTAGGACATCATTGCCTTCTTTCATATTACTATATTCATTATTTATACCATCTAAGGAAATCCTTAACGGATCGTATTTTATTTTAACAAAAGAATTAAAAAAGTCAATCCCTTAATTCAAAAAAATAGCCAAATTTTTATCCAAGTGCCACATCTAAAATCATCATCACTACAAATCCAATAGAAAAGGCCACTGTCCCCCTATTGGAGTGTTCTCCCTCTGACATCTCAGGAATTAATTCTTCCACAACGACATACATCATTGCACCTGCGGCAAAGCTGAGCATATATGGCATAATCGGAACAACAAATCCTGCCGCAAGCAAGGTGAAAAATCCTGCAATCGGCTCAACAATTCCCGAAAACATTCCCGCCAAAAAAGTCTGACTCTTTTTCATTCCCTCAGCACGAAGTGGCATGGAGACAATGGCTCCCTCAGGAAAGTTTTGAATGGCAATGCCAAGTGCAAGAGCAATGGCCGCCGCCGCAGTGATATTGCTTGTTCCATAG
This region of Lachnospiraceae bacterium oral taxon 096 genomic DNA includes:
- a CDS encoding ZIP family metal transporter, with the translated sequence MVFLLRNEISPKLQKVLTGFAAGVMVAASFWSLLSPALEESSAMGKLSFIPASIGFLVGVGLLLLIDKITPHMHMDRVEEGPKTGLKRTTKLILAVTIHNIPEGMAVGVVLAGWRYGTSNITAAAAIALALGIAIQNFPEGAIVSMPLRAEGMKKSQTFLAGMFSGIVEPIAGFFTLLAAGFVVPIMPYMLSFAAGAMMYVVVEELIPEMSEGEHSNRGTVAFSIGFVVMMILDVALG
- a CDS encoding class I SAM-dependent methyltransferase → MGLIENEFIKFMQKFDAHPFEMVINGNVHKIGEGDPTFSILVNKVPSVVDMLTSTSITLGEAYMNGDIQIQGDLYQALNMFLGQMGKFSTDQNKLKKLIFTSMSKKNQQKEVSSHYDIGNDFYKLWLDETMSYSCGYFAHETDTLYQAQCNKVHRILDKMDLKEGMSILDIGCGWGFLLIEAAKKYKVKGMGITLSHEQKAKFEERIKAEGLEDYLEVQLLDYRDLPKTGRMFDRIVSVGMLEHVGRGNYGEYLKAAKSVLVPGGIFVLHFISSLKEYPGDAWIKKYIFPGGVVPSLREIIQEASEQNYYTLDVESLRRHYNKTLLCWNKNFQAHRDEVVAMFDEKFARMWELYLCSCAATFWNGVIDLHQIVFTNGVNNDLPMTRWY